A stretch of Brassica rapa cultivar Chiifu-401-42 chromosome A08, CAAS_Brap_v3.01, whole genome shotgun sequence DNA encodes these proteins:
- the LOC103835756 gene encoding eukaryotic translation initiation factor 5B isoform X3, which translates to MDRKNTSACRGDEDHPFALSFKGGENPKNKSYNVRFDLLGIEDYNEEAEDDVNVELSDELMLGRQVTEETNSKSEDLGENSRSKKKKKNKSGKTAHEEEDLDKILAELGITPVSPAQPELVAPSDCSKDGEEETVLSASSKKRKKKKDKDKKVYASSVEAKDEPSQPHRKVPKHILEMQEMVARRKEAEEMKKKEEEEKLRKEEEERRIQEEREKEAEEIKQKRKIREKEKMLKKKQEGGILTEKQKRDKAFKNKMLSDAGMLLASDKQGDSSKRPVYGNKRKPARTKANDSGSVQVKDHANITATLHDIDSAVKEKKQEAGDEEDDWEAKSDDSVTIMGDYDDGKDAPWLVVKKEIKDTAAKAHCSGPVISDRLASKAEVADKPKESRPKVDDATRPKDATKRGNDSEVNEVAKESLRSPICCIMGHVDTGKTKLLDCIRGTNVQEGEAGGITQQIGATYFPAENIRERTKELRPDAKLKVPGLLVIDTPGHESFSNLRSRGSNLCDIAILVVDIMHGLEPQTIESLNLLRKRNTEFIVALNKVDRLYGWKTCKNAPIEKALALQSKDVVIEFNMRLTQVITQFKEQGLNTEIYYKNKEMGDTFSIVPTSAISGEGIPDLLLYLVMWSQKTMVEKLTFVDKVQCTVLEVKVIPGHGTTIDVVLVNGVLHEGDQIVACGSQGPIITTVRSLLTRHPMKELRVKGTYQHHREVKAAQCIKITAQGLEHAVAGTSLHVIGPDVDVDEAKKTAMEDMKSVMSLVDKSGEGVYVQASTLGSLEALLEFLKSPDVKIPVSGIGLGPVHKKDIMKAGVMLEKKKEYATVLAFDVKITTEARELADNMGVKIFSADIIYHLFDQFKGYVKDVRDEERKETASEVVFPCVLKILPNHVFKRGNPIILGVEVIDGILKVGTPMCFLKEIGKSRVFVDLGRVASIHKDKKPLDDAKKGQQVAIKIVASNPGEEKMFGEDFDIEDELVSHISRRSIDILKTLYRVSFDKSLLFSRHFCRKYCSGN; encoded by the exons ATGGATCGGAAGAACACGAGCGCGTGTAGAGGAGACGAAGATCATCCCTTTGCCTTGTCCTTCAAGGGAGGTGAAAACCCTAAGAATAAATCATATAATGTAAGGTTTGATCTGCTTGGTATTGAAGATTACAACGAAGAGGCAGAGGATGATGTTAATGTTGAATTGAGTGATGAGTTAATGCTTGGAAGACAAGTTACCGAAGAAACTAATAGTAAGAGTGAGGATCTTGGGGAAAACTCAAGGagtaagaaaaagaagaagaacaagagtgGAAAGACTGcacatgaagaagaagatttggACAAGATTCTTGCAGAACTTGGGATAACTCCTGTTTCACCAGCACAACCTGAACTAGTTGCACCTTCAGATTGCTCAAaggatggagaagaagagactGTCCTGTCAGCTTCatcaaagaaaaggaaaaagaagaaggacaAGGACAAGAAAGTGTATGCTTCTTCCGTGGAGGCTAAGGATGAGCCATCACAGCCTCATAGGAAAGTTCCTAAACACATTCTAGAGATGCAAGAGATGGTTGCGCGGCGGAAAGAAGCtgaagagatgaagaagaaggaagaggaagagaagctGAGGAAAGAGGAAGAGGAGCGACGCATTCAGGAAGAGCGAGAAAAGGAAGCTGAAGAGATTAAACAGAAGAGGAAGATTAGGGAAAAGGAGAAGATgctgaagaagaagcaagaaggAGGGATTCTTACAGAGAAGCAGAAGAGGGACAAGGCTTTCAAGAACAAGATGTTGTCTGATGCTGGAATGCTTCTTGCTTCAGACAAACAGGGTGATTCCTCAAAGCGTCCCGTTTACGGCAACAAAAGAAAACCAGCTCGGACAAAAGCAAACGACTCTGGTTCTGTCCAGGTGAAAGATCATGCAAATATAACAGCTACGTTGCATGACATAGATTCAGCTGTCAAGGAAAAGAAACAAGAAGCTGGTGATGAGGAGGATGATTGGGAAGCAAAAAGTGATGATTCTGTTACTATAATGGGTGATTATGATGATGGGAAAGATGCACCTTGGCTTGTGGTTAAGAAAGAGATAAAAGACACTGCTGCAAAGGCCCATTGTTCAG GTCCTGTCATCTCTGATAGACTAGCATCGAAGGCTGAAGTTGCAGACAAGCCAAAAGAATCTAGACCTAAGGTGGATGATGCTACTAGGCCAAAGGATGCTACTAAAAGGGGTAATGACTCAGAAGTTAATGAAGTTGCTAAAGAAAGTCTTCGGTCTCCCATTTGCTGCATCATGGGCCATGTTGATACTGGCAAAACAAAGCTGTTGGACTGCATCAGAGGAACAAATGTTCAGGAAGGAGAAGCAGGAGGTATCACTCAGCAGATTGGTGCAACTTATTTCCCGGCAGAAAACATCCGTGAGAGGACCAAGGAGTTAAGACCTGATGCAAAACTCAAGGTGCCAGGTCTATTGGTTATTGATACGCCAGGACACGAGTCATTCTCAAATCTACGGTCAAGGGGTTCAAACTTGTGTGACATTGCAATTCTAGTGGTGGATATAATGCATGGTCTAGAGCCACAAACTATAGAGTCTCTTAATCTTTTGAGAAAGAGGAACACAGAGTTCATTGTTGCCTTGAATAAG GTGGATAGGCTATATGGGTGGAAAACATGCAAGAATGCTCCTATAGAGAAGGCTTTGGCGCTGCAATCCAAAGATGTGGTTATTGAATTTAACATGAGGCTTACTCAG GTTATAACCCAGTTCAAAGAACAAGGACTCAACACTGAGATTTATTACAAGAACAAAGAAATGGGAGACACTTTCAGTATTGTGCCTACTAGTGCTATTAG TGGGGAAGGGATTCCAGATCTGTTGCTATATTTGGTTATGTGGTCTCAGAAAACAATGGTTGAGAAACTTACATTTGTTGACAAAGTGCAG TGTACCGTCCTTGAGGTCAAAGTTATTCCAGGCCATGGTACAACAATTGATGTTGTTTTGGTCAACGGTGTACTCCATGAAGGTGATCAAATCGTTGCTTGTGGGTCACAG GGACCAATTATAACAACTGTTAGATCACTATTGACTCGTCATCCTATGAAAGAGCTACGTGTGAAG GGTACATATCAGCATCATAGAGAAGTAAAGGCTGCGCAATGTATCAAGATAACTGCACAG gGCCTTGAACACGCCGTTGCTGGTACTTCCTTACATGTGATTGGACCTGATGTGGACGTGGACGAAGCCAAGAAAACAGCCATGGAAGATATGAAGTCAGTCATGAGCTTGGTTGACAAAAGTGGTGAAGGAGTTTACGTACAAGCTTCAACGTTAGGATCTTTGGAAGCATTACTAGAGTTCTTGAAGTCACCAGATGTAAAAATACCTGTAAGTGGTATTGGCCTAGGACCAGTGCATAAAAAGGATATCATGAAGGCCGGTGTAATgctagagaagaagaaagagtacGCTACGGTTTTGGCTTTTGACGTGAAGATAACTACTGAGGCTCGCGAACTAGCTGACAACATGGGAGTCAAGATCTTCTCCGCTGATATTATCTATCATCTGTTTGATCAGTTCAAGGGTTATGTCAAGGATGTCCGAGATGAAGAAAGGAAAGAAACAGCATCTGAAGTAGTGTTTCCATGTGTCCTTAAGATTTTACCAAACCATGTCTTCAAAAGAGGAAACCCAATCATCCTTGGAGTCGAGGTCATCGATGGTATACTCAAG GTTGGAACTCCCATGTGCTTTCTAAAAGAGATTGGGAAGTCGAGAGTGTTTGTGGATCTTGGTCGCGTTGCATCTATTCACAAAGACAAGAAGCCACTTGACGATGCCAAGAAAGGCCAGCAGGTTGCTATTAAG ATCGTTGCCTCTAACCCTGGAGAAGAGAAAATGTTTGGGGAGGACTTTGATATAGAAGACGAGCTTGTCAGTCATATTTCTAGGAGATCCATCGACATACTCAAAACACTCTACAGGGTAAGTTTTGACAAGTCTCTCTTGTTCTCCAGGCATTTTTGTCGAAAATATTGTTCGGGAAATTAA
- the LOC103835756 gene encoding eukaryotic translation initiation factor 5B isoform X2, producing MDRKNTSACRGDEDHPFALSFKGGENPKNKSYNVRFDLLGIEDYNEEAEDDVNVELSDELMLGRQVTEETNSKSEDLGENSRSKKKKKNKSGKTAHEEEDLDKILAELGITPVSPAQPELVAPSDCSKDGEEETVLSASSKKRKKKKDKDKKVYASSVEAKDEPSQPHRKVPKHILEMQEMVARRKEAEEMKKKEEEEKLRKEEEERRIQEEREKEAEEIKQKRKIREKEKMLKKKQEGGILTEKQKRDKAFKNKMLSDAGMLLASDKQGDSSKRPVYGNKRKPARTKANDSGSVQVKDHANITATLHDIDSAVKEKKQEAGDEEDDWEAKSDDSVTIMGDYDDGKDAPWLVVKKEIKDTAAKAHCSGEDKLNTNSFVPCLFFNLGFNTGPVISDRLASKAEVADKPKESRPKVDDATRPKDATKRGNDSEVNEVAKESLRSPICCIMGHVDTGKTKLLDCIRGTNVQEGEAGGITQQIGATYFPAENIRERTKELRPDAKLKVPGLLVIDTPGHESFSNLRSRGSNLCDIAILVVDIMHGLEPQTIESLNLLRKRNTEFIVALNKVDRLYGWKTCKNAPIEKALALQSKDVVIEFNMRLTQVITQFKEQGLNTEIYYKNKEMGDTFSIVPTSAISGEGIPDLLLYLVMWSQKTMVEKLTFVDKVQCTVLEVKVIPGHGTTIDVVLVNGVLHEGDQIVACGSQGPIITTVRSLLTRHPMKELRVKGTYQHHREVKAAQCIKITAQGLEHAVAGTSLHVIGPDVDVDEAKKTAMEDMKSVMSLVDKSGEGVYVQASTLGSLEALLEFLKSPDVKIPVSGIGLGPVHKKDIMKAGVMLEKKKEYATVLAFDVKITTEARELADNMGVKIFSADIIYHLFDQFKGYVKDVRDEERKETASEVVFPCVLKILPNHVFKRGNPIILGVEVIDGILKVGTPMCFLKEIGKSRVFVDLGRVASIHKDKKPLDDAKKGQQVAIKIVASNPGEEKMFGEDFDIEDELVSHISRRSIDILKTLYRDELKNELKLVLKLKMLFKIQ from the exons ATGGATCGGAAGAACACGAGCGCGTGTAGAGGAGACGAAGATCATCCCTTTGCCTTGTCCTTCAAGGGAGGTGAAAACCCTAAGAATAAATCATATAATGTAAGGTTTGATCTGCTTGGTATTGAAGATTACAACGAAGAGGCAGAGGATGATGTTAATGTTGAATTGAGTGATGAGTTAATGCTTGGAAGACAAGTTACCGAAGAAACTAATAGTAAGAGTGAGGATCTTGGGGAAAACTCAAGGagtaagaaaaagaagaagaacaagagtgGAAAGACTGcacatgaagaagaagatttggACAAGATTCTTGCAGAACTTGGGATAACTCCTGTTTCACCAGCACAACCTGAACTAGTTGCACCTTCAGATTGCTCAAaggatggagaagaagagactGTCCTGTCAGCTTCatcaaagaaaaggaaaaagaagaaggacaAGGACAAGAAAGTGTATGCTTCTTCCGTGGAGGCTAAGGATGAGCCATCACAGCCTCATAGGAAAGTTCCTAAACACATTCTAGAGATGCAAGAGATGGTTGCGCGGCGGAAAGAAGCtgaagagatgaagaagaaggaagaggaagagaagctGAGGAAAGAGGAAGAGGAGCGACGCATTCAGGAAGAGCGAGAAAAGGAAGCTGAAGAGATTAAACAGAAGAGGAAGATTAGGGAAAAGGAGAAGATgctgaagaagaagcaagaaggAGGGATTCTTACAGAGAAGCAGAAGAGGGACAAGGCTTTCAAGAACAAGATGTTGTCTGATGCTGGAATGCTTCTTGCTTCAGACAAACAGGGTGATTCCTCAAAGCGTCCCGTTTACGGCAACAAAAGAAAACCAGCTCGGACAAAAGCAAACGACTCTGGTTCTGTCCAGGTGAAAGATCATGCAAATATAACAGCTACGTTGCATGACATAGATTCAGCTGTCAAGGAAAAGAAACAAGAAGCTGGTGATGAGGAGGATGATTGGGAAGCAAAAAGTGATGATTCTGTTACTATAATGGGTGATTATGATGATGGGAAAGATGCACCTTGGCTTGTGGTTAAGAAAGAGATAAAAGACACTGCTGCAAAGGCCCATTGTTCAGGTGAGGATAAACTAAACACTAATTCTTTTGTCCCTTGTCTGTTTTTTAATCTAGGTTTCAATACAGGTCCTGTCATCTCTGATAGACTAGCATCGAAGGCTGAAGTTGCAGACAAGCCAAAAGAATCTAGACCTAAGGTGGATGATGCTACTAGGCCAAAGGATGCTACTAAAAGGGGTAATGACTCAGAAGTTAATGAAGTTGCTAAAGAAAGTCTTCGGTCTCCCATTTGCTGCATCATGGGCCATGTTGATACTGGCAAAACAAAGCTGTTGGACTGCATCAGAGGAACAAATGTTCAGGAAGGAGAAGCAGGAGGTATCACTCAGCAGATTGGTGCAACTTATTTCCCGGCAGAAAACATCCGTGAGAGGACCAAGGAGTTAAGACCTGATGCAAAACTCAAGGTGCCAGGTCTATTGGTTATTGATACGCCAGGACACGAGTCATTCTCAAATCTACGGTCAAGGGGTTCAAACTTGTGTGACATTGCAATTCTAGTGGTGGATATAATGCATGGTCTAGAGCCACAAACTATAGAGTCTCTTAATCTTTTGAGAAAGAGGAACACAGAGTTCATTGTTGCCTTGAATAAG GTGGATAGGCTATATGGGTGGAAAACATGCAAGAATGCTCCTATAGAGAAGGCTTTGGCGCTGCAATCCAAAGATGTGGTTATTGAATTTAACATGAGGCTTACTCAG GTTATAACCCAGTTCAAAGAACAAGGACTCAACACTGAGATTTATTACAAGAACAAAGAAATGGGAGACACTTTCAGTATTGTGCCTACTAGTGCTATTAG TGGGGAAGGGATTCCAGATCTGTTGCTATATTTGGTTATGTGGTCTCAGAAAACAATGGTTGAGAAACTTACATTTGTTGACAAAGTGCAG TGTACCGTCCTTGAGGTCAAAGTTATTCCAGGCCATGGTACAACAATTGATGTTGTTTTGGTCAACGGTGTACTCCATGAAGGTGATCAAATCGTTGCTTGTGGGTCACAG GGACCAATTATAACAACTGTTAGATCACTATTGACTCGTCATCCTATGAAAGAGCTACGTGTGAAG GGTACATATCAGCATCATAGAGAAGTAAAGGCTGCGCAATGTATCAAGATAACTGCACAG gGCCTTGAACACGCCGTTGCTGGTACTTCCTTACATGTGATTGGACCTGATGTGGACGTGGACGAAGCCAAGAAAACAGCCATGGAAGATATGAAGTCAGTCATGAGCTTGGTTGACAAAAGTGGTGAAGGAGTTTACGTACAAGCTTCAACGTTAGGATCTTTGGAAGCATTACTAGAGTTCTTGAAGTCACCAGATGTAAAAATACCTGTAAGTGGTATTGGCCTAGGACCAGTGCATAAAAAGGATATCATGAAGGCCGGTGTAATgctagagaagaagaaagagtacGCTACGGTTTTGGCTTTTGACGTGAAGATAACTACTGAGGCTCGCGAACTAGCTGACAACATGGGAGTCAAGATCTTCTCCGCTGATATTATCTATCATCTGTTTGATCAGTTCAAGGGTTATGTCAAGGATGTCCGAGATGAAGAAAGGAAAGAAACAGCATCTGAAGTAGTGTTTCCATGTGTCCTTAAGATTTTACCAAACCATGTCTTCAAAAGAGGAAACCCAATCATCCTTGGAGTCGAGGTCATCGATGGTATACTCAAG GTTGGAACTCCCATGTGCTTTCTAAAAGAGATTGGGAAGTCGAGAGTGTTTGTGGATCTTGGTCGCGTTGCATCTATTCACAAAGACAAGAAGCCACTTGACGATGCCAAGAAAGGCCAGCAGGTTGCTATTAAG ATCGTTGCCTCTAACCCTGGAGAAGAGAAAATGTTTGGGGAGGACTTTGATATAGAAGACGAGCTTGTCAGTCATATTTCTAGGAGATCCATCGACATACTCAAAACACTCTACAGG GATGAGTTGAAGAACGAGTTGAAGCTTGTTTTGAAACTTAAAATGTTGTTCAAGATACAATAG
- the LOC103835756 gene encoding eukaryotic translation initiation factor 5B isoform X4 yields the protein MDRKNTSACRGDEDHPFALSFKGGENPKNKSYNVRFDLLGIEDYNEEAEDDVNVELSDELMLGRQVTEETNSKSEDLGENSRSKKKKKNKSGKTAHEEEDLDKILAELGITPVSPAQPELVAPSDCSKDGEEETVLSASSKKRKKKKDKDKKVYASSVEAKDEPSQPHRKVPKHILEMQEMVARRKEAEEMKKKEEEEKLRKEEEERRIQEEREKEAEEIKQKRKIREKEKMLKKKQEGGILTEKQKRDKAFKNKMLSDAGMLLASDKQGDSSKRPVYGNKRKPARTKANDSGSVQVKDHANITATLHDIDSAVKEKKQEAGDEEDDWEAKSDDSVTIMGDYDDGKDAPWLVVKKEIKDTAAKAHCSGPVISDRLASKAEVADKPKESRPKVDDATRPKDATKRGNDSEVNEVAKESLRSPICCIMGHVDTGKTKLLDCIRGTNVQEGEAGGITQQIGATYFPAENIRERTKELRPDAKLKVPGLLVIDTPGHESFSNLRSRGSNLCDIAILVVDIMHGLEPQTIESLNLLRKRNTEFIVALNKVDRLYGWKTCKNAPIEKALALQSKDVVIEFNMRLTQVITQFKEQGLNTEIYYKNKEMGDTFSIVPTSAISGEGIPDLLLYLVMWSQKTMVEKLTFVDKVQCTVLEVKVIPGHGTTIDVVLVNGVLHEGDQIVACGSQGPIITTVRSLLTRHPMKELRVKGTYQHHREVKAAQCIKITAQGLEHAVAGTSLHVIGPDVDVDEAKKTAMEDMKSVMSLVDKSGEGVYVQASTLGSLEALLEFLKSPDVKIPVSGIGLGPVHKKDIMKAGVMLEKKKEYATVLAFDVKITTEARELADNMGVKIFSADIIYHLFDQFKGYVKDVRDEERKETASEVVFPCVLKILPNHVFKRGNPIILGVEVIDGILKVGTPMCFLKEIGKSRVFVDLGRVASIHKDKKPLDDAKKGQQVAIKIVASNPGEEKMFGEDFDIEDELVSHISRRSIDILKTLYRDELKNELKLVLKLKMLFKIQ from the exons ATGGATCGGAAGAACACGAGCGCGTGTAGAGGAGACGAAGATCATCCCTTTGCCTTGTCCTTCAAGGGAGGTGAAAACCCTAAGAATAAATCATATAATGTAAGGTTTGATCTGCTTGGTATTGAAGATTACAACGAAGAGGCAGAGGATGATGTTAATGTTGAATTGAGTGATGAGTTAATGCTTGGAAGACAAGTTACCGAAGAAACTAATAGTAAGAGTGAGGATCTTGGGGAAAACTCAAGGagtaagaaaaagaagaagaacaagagtgGAAAGACTGcacatgaagaagaagatttggACAAGATTCTTGCAGAACTTGGGATAACTCCTGTTTCACCAGCACAACCTGAACTAGTTGCACCTTCAGATTGCTCAAaggatggagaagaagagactGTCCTGTCAGCTTCatcaaagaaaaggaaaaagaagaaggacaAGGACAAGAAAGTGTATGCTTCTTCCGTGGAGGCTAAGGATGAGCCATCACAGCCTCATAGGAAAGTTCCTAAACACATTCTAGAGATGCAAGAGATGGTTGCGCGGCGGAAAGAAGCtgaagagatgaagaagaaggaagaggaagagaagctGAGGAAAGAGGAAGAGGAGCGACGCATTCAGGAAGAGCGAGAAAAGGAAGCTGAAGAGATTAAACAGAAGAGGAAGATTAGGGAAAAGGAGAAGATgctgaagaagaagcaagaaggAGGGATTCTTACAGAGAAGCAGAAGAGGGACAAGGCTTTCAAGAACAAGATGTTGTCTGATGCTGGAATGCTTCTTGCTTCAGACAAACAGGGTGATTCCTCAAAGCGTCCCGTTTACGGCAACAAAAGAAAACCAGCTCGGACAAAAGCAAACGACTCTGGTTCTGTCCAGGTGAAAGATCATGCAAATATAACAGCTACGTTGCATGACATAGATTCAGCTGTCAAGGAAAAGAAACAAGAAGCTGGTGATGAGGAGGATGATTGGGAAGCAAAAAGTGATGATTCTGTTACTATAATGGGTGATTATGATGATGGGAAAGATGCACCTTGGCTTGTGGTTAAGAAAGAGATAAAAGACACTGCTGCAAAGGCCCATTGTTCAG GTCCTGTCATCTCTGATAGACTAGCATCGAAGGCTGAAGTTGCAGACAAGCCAAAAGAATCTAGACCTAAGGTGGATGATGCTACTAGGCCAAAGGATGCTACTAAAAGGGGTAATGACTCAGAAGTTAATGAAGTTGCTAAAGAAAGTCTTCGGTCTCCCATTTGCTGCATCATGGGCCATGTTGATACTGGCAAAACAAAGCTGTTGGACTGCATCAGAGGAACAAATGTTCAGGAAGGAGAAGCAGGAGGTATCACTCAGCAGATTGGTGCAACTTATTTCCCGGCAGAAAACATCCGTGAGAGGACCAAGGAGTTAAGACCTGATGCAAAACTCAAGGTGCCAGGTCTATTGGTTATTGATACGCCAGGACACGAGTCATTCTCAAATCTACGGTCAAGGGGTTCAAACTTGTGTGACATTGCAATTCTAGTGGTGGATATAATGCATGGTCTAGAGCCACAAACTATAGAGTCTCTTAATCTTTTGAGAAAGAGGAACACAGAGTTCATTGTTGCCTTGAATAAG GTGGATAGGCTATATGGGTGGAAAACATGCAAGAATGCTCCTATAGAGAAGGCTTTGGCGCTGCAATCCAAAGATGTGGTTATTGAATTTAACATGAGGCTTACTCAG GTTATAACCCAGTTCAAAGAACAAGGACTCAACACTGAGATTTATTACAAGAACAAAGAAATGGGAGACACTTTCAGTATTGTGCCTACTAGTGCTATTAG TGGGGAAGGGATTCCAGATCTGTTGCTATATTTGGTTATGTGGTCTCAGAAAACAATGGTTGAGAAACTTACATTTGTTGACAAAGTGCAG TGTACCGTCCTTGAGGTCAAAGTTATTCCAGGCCATGGTACAACAATTGATGTTGTTTTGGTCAACGGTGTACTCCATGAAGGTGATCAAATCGTTGCTTGTGGGTCACAG GGACCAATTATAACAACTGTTAGATCACTATTGACTCGTCATCCTATGAAAGAGCTACGTGTGAAG GGTACATATCAGCATCATAGAGAAGTAAAGGCTGCGCAATGTATCAAGATAACTGCACAG gGCCTTGAACACGCCGTTGCTGGTACTTCCTTACATGTGATTGGACCTGATGTGGACGTGGACGAAGCCAAGAAAACAGCCATGGAAGATATGAAGTCAGTCATGAGCTTGGTTGACAAAAGTGGTGAAGGAGTTTACGTACAAGCTTCAACGTTAGGATCTTTGGAAGCATTACTAGAGTTCTTGAAGTCACCAGATGTAAAAATACCTGTAAGTGGTATTGGCCTAGGACCAGTGCATAAAAAGGATATCATGAAGGCCGGTGTAATgctagagaagaagaaagagtacGCTACGGTTTTGGCTTTTGACGTGAAGATAACTACTGAGGCTCGCGAACTAGCTGACAACATGGGAGTCAAGATCTTCTCCGCTGATATTATCTATCATCTGTTTGATCAGTTCAAGGGTTATGTCAAGGATGTCCGAGATGAAGAAAGGAAAGAAACAGCATCTGAAGTAGTGTTTCCATGTGTCCTTAAGATTTTACCAAACCATGTCTTCAAAAGAGGAAACCCAATCATCCTTGGAGTCGAGGTCATCGATGGTATACTCAAG GTTGGAACTCCCATGTGCTTTCTAAAAGAGATTGGGAAGTCGAGAGTGTTTGTGGATCTTGGTCGCGTTGCATCTATTCACAAAGACAAGAAGCCACTTGACGATGCCAAGAAAGGCCAGCAGGTTGCTATTAAG ATCGTTGCCTCTAACCCTGGAGAAGAGAAAATGTTTGGGGAGGACTTTGATATAGAAGACGAGCTTGTCAGTCATATTTCTAGGAGATCCATCGACATACTCAAAACACTCTACAGG GATGAGTTGAAGAACGAGTTGAAGCTTGTTTTGAAACTTAAAATGTTGTTCAAGATACAATAG